The Musa acuminata AAA Group cultivar baxijiao unplaced genomic scaffold, Cavendish_Baxijiao_AAA HiC_scaffold_1137, whole genome shotgun sequence genome segment AATAACTTCTGACCATGGGGATTCCCTCCGGCTTCTTTACTTTCACAGCTCAAGCATCAGCAAGCGCGGATCCAGTGAGATCTTCTTTACTGTCCTGGCATGCATGGATAGCAGCGCATACATCATTTTTCTGGAGGAAATTCTCAGCATTGATCAGGATTAGGGGGCCATATTCGAGGACCATTTTCTTGcactgagaaaaaaagaaaagccaAAGTCATTTCAGTCATGTTGATAATCAATAGGCAAACTATGGTGAAATATTTCACTGAATTTAGTTGAAACCAATAGAAAATTCCACCTAGAACCAAATGAACGGAAAACACCATCACTCAAGTGTTGGAAAGTTCACATGACGAAATCAATCATCACAAAAGCAAAAAAGAGCAAAGACATGTCAACTCCGATGGAATTTTGTAGTACGCTAGTTTGAATTTGAGAAGCAAAATGCCATATGATATTACAACTACAAAACAGATGAATATTGGAAAACTCACCTTTTTGGCATAATTCCCCATTTTATTGCATCCTTTCAGAAGTATCTCAATCACTTCAAGCTGAAAATTTTCCAGAGACATTATTGTAGTCAGCATTTAGTAGAGAATAAGTCAGCATTTAGCAAACTCCAAAATTCTGGTGCAGTCGAACTGTCGAAGACTAAGCTTCCCAGTAGGATGTTCAACGAAATATATATCATAGAAAAGCATAAATTAAGTTGAAATGTGTGATGTAATATGCAAGAAGCACCCAATGATTTACAAGAAAgccaataaaataaatattttatcaaaatgaCTAAAAGTATACTAATAGCTAGTTCTACGCAAAACATAGCCTAGAAGCACCATAACAAAGTTTTGTAAATACCATAAGATCACTGATTACCAttgtaaatggaaaaaaaaaactgttttatcatgatgaaagtaTAAAATAATGCGTTCACTTGTTGTTGcgattttatttcaaaattttagttGATAGAATGTCTTCTCACAAATTTTAAATGAAGAAATTATGTCTTCTACAAAGGCTTCATTGAAGAAGGGAGAGGGTTTGTTATCAAAAGTTTTTGGAACACAAAGAGATCTCTGACTAGATTTTTGGTGAGTAATTAGcacctataaatatatatattttaatcccaaaaccattattttctttttcactcttctTCAACATGTTTCTCATTCTTTAGAGGAACAATGATATCCCTCTTCAGATAAGCTCAAATATTACATCAggcaaaaaaatttaataaaagatAGCTGGGTTAAATTTCAAGTCCTTCAAATGGTCTTGGGATATAACAAAAACCAGTTGGAAGGGCTGATTGACAGCAAACCAAAAACTTCTTCTTTAAATCCATCAATTATGGCATCGTACGGCACCTTGGATGATAACTATGGATAACCAATCAATGCAGGCATGATGCACAATTCATTAGTCTTTACAAGATTTCATGATATATTAATACTGCACATCCAGTGGGGCAATGATGCACAGATAATACTGATTTAAAAATCCATGGTTTTAACTTATTAGAGATGACAGCAAGTCTTTTTCTGTGATTAAGATAGCATATAACAACGAAAGACATATCTTAACTATGAAGAGAACAGCTATGGTTCTTGGGGTGGGGAAATGTGGTCAGGTATGTTTCTGCAGCAATCAGGGATCTGGTAGCGCAAAGGATTTATCGATACCTGTCTGTCAGGATCTGTCAGTTTGGTAAGAATCTCTGCGACAATATTATGGCAAAGGGTGCAAGCATCGTCATTCTTTGGCAGATTCACCAGTACAGCCTCCCCACAGAGATTCACCTTTTCACATAATTGCTCTGGACTTATTGTTGAAAGCTCCACGAAAAGAATTGGGACGTAGTAATCTACCAATGAAAGACACTGCCAGAAAAAAGAAATCGTTTCAGAAAACAACAAGGCAAACATAGTCATCATAGTTATACTAAACTTTACAATCATATGTGTATGGTTTCTACCGGAGAAGTTAGCATACCTGTCGTTTCAAAGAATGCAGCTGGGAACATGTTTCGTGAAGTCTACTGATAATCAGAGTTTGAGTTTCATTTTCACCAAGATAGTTTATAACCTGGGATGCATATTCTTCACAAAGAGTACATAACTTTTCATTCCTGCCAATATTACTCTCACTTTGTACCTCATTATCCACTTGCACAGCTGGAAGAAAAAGAACGATTTCAATCAACCATACAAGAATATTCCTGATTCATATGATGGAAATGTGAAATATAGTTTCAAAATGGATGGAATTGGCATATCAACTATTTATCTAAAACAAACCAAATCAACAACTTACCAAAGACATCCATAGTAGCCGAACTTCTGGCATTTGCTGAGATAAAACTGACTACCAGCATAAGAAGTAAAAAACTTAATCTTGAATCCATAATTGCCTGTTACATAAGCAAAATAAAAGGTTTATTTGTTGCGATTCAACAACTCAGTAAAATTTATCATCTGTATGCCTACCATCATGGGCATATATCAAAATCATCCATATCAGGTCAGGTCACTGACAAATATTCAGTACCCTTTgagtttttaataaattatttgacAAGAAAAAGCCCACGTATAAGAAAAATTAAGAGAACACATAAATCACTATAAATTGCCAATAATCTAGACTAAATAGATACATTAAGAACCACTAAAACAAGAAACAGAAAAAGgccacatcatcatcaaaatttaactaGCTTGAGGGAAATAAAATTTAGTACTATTACTTTAAAGTTCAGTGAAGCAAtccctagaaaaaaaaaaagagagaatataTATCTTAACCTAGCATGAAGGGTTGATAAACTCATaatatcattttcaagtcaactaTCAAAGATATGCGACTGATGCAGATATTCTGATTAAGATGGTGAAGCTCATTGTTAGAGTAAGACAAATTAGTAAACTGGACTATGTTATTGTTAATCTCAAAATTTCCATCTCCTCTACACTCTTTAGTATGAGGTCATGTCATATGAGAGTAGTGTCAGTTTCTATTCTCTGATATCTAGCCAAACATGATTCTTGTTTTCTCACAAATACAAGTGATGGACCCTTCAGTTACTTTTAGACTTCCATTTCTATAGGGTCAAAGCCCTTATGTGCAACATATGAAAATGATCCATAAAACAGCCCAGTCAGACATGTTTTATTTTTCAGATCATATTTTTGAATGGAAATCCacagaaataaataaaattatataataatgtAACAGAATTAAAGACATCAACTGCAATAGGGGACTGGTTCGAAGTACGGTATAAATTCATAGATCATCACATACAGAGCACATACTATTCCATATGTCCTAAAGAATCAATGAATTTCAACATTGCAATCGTTGGACATCCTTCCCATGTTATATAAACAGTGTTTTGACAAGTTGCAGCGAATAAAAACCCTACACGACTAGATAACAGTTTTCTTTATTTAATCAATGCAAATGACCTCTATTAAAATTTCAAATATCTTAAAAATTTCTTTTTATAAGGATCACTTGTTCTCAAATAAATCTCCAAGAAGACATTAACAGAAAAAGTATTGACTTATCACTTCCATTAAGAAAAAGTTCAATAAAGTTATTGGTAGCGCTGTCATCACAAGCATAAAAGGCACATGAAACTTCGCAGTTTATAGAACAAACCAGAAAATATCATCAGCACGAATTTTCTACTACTAGATGATTTATAAAGTTAAGCAAGCAGAACAACATCTTCGCTTTCTTGCTAATAGATCCTTTTTCCTCTGAATCAAGCTACCCAAATAATAAGATATACAATCATACTCATCATGAGAAAACATCAACCGGGAGGACTCTTCCATCCCAACTATCGAATAGAAACTATCAATTTGATATCCTAAGCAGCTAATCCCATGTCGATCTCAATTCCAAGTTCAATTAACTCAAACTAAGAGGGGGAGATCGTAGACCTTCAATATCTCTATGAAGGGGCAGTACCCTGCTCACAAACCTGTCGACACAACTCGACTTCCATATTCATGGATCGAGGAGGTATTGAGAACGACGGATCTATACAAGAGATAGTACCTGGGGGATCGGCTTGTCTCTTTCCACCACTCGGATCAGATGCCGGCGGAAGAGAAGACGACGATGAGTCGAATCCTTTGCTGCTTCTTCTAATGGTTGGTTTGGGGTCGTTGGAAAAAGCAAGCGTGACGGCTCAGAAGAGATGAGGCCGAGATGCCGTAACTAATTATATTTCCGAAAAGGCTTCCTATGCATCGATCATTACCAACATTATCTACCTGTCCTATTATTGGAAACCCCAATGGCCCCACCGGAAGGGTTGTCATGTACTCAGTAGTCAGATGGCGTACACGCTTAATTATGTTGCCGAAAAGGCTACGTAGCTATCAATGTTTACTAACATTGTTCACCTGCCCCATGATTGGAGAGACTGGTGGCCCCACGAGAAGTGTTTGCCTCCAATTTGTTGGGTTGTCATATACTCGTTAGTTTGCGCGGTAACAATAGAAAGACAAATATTGACCAACATAAACAGATAAGATTAAAAATGGCCGACAGAAGTCGTCAGAAATAATTATCTTTTAACCGTGGTTTACCCGCATTTGTTACCTGCTCTGTGACTGGAGAAGGATTGGATCCCACAAAAACAGTTCATTATATGTCTCCTACGTGTTGCGGATGCTGTGCTCACATTAGTTAGTCAAAAGAAGACAATTGgctgttctttttttattttcatttgatttctaaatttaaatttagcacAGTAATATTATCCTACTAATAAATCTTGCACACATTGTATTTAATCTTTAAATCAACTAAAAAACTTCAATTAacaataattttcttaaaaaaataataaatatattttcaaaaaaatgtttataatatatattagccCCTATAAAGTCAGATTAGTTAGCCTAATAATAAAAGgagaaaaa includes the following:
- the LOC135670947 gene encoding uncharacterized protein LOC135670947 — encoded protein: MDSRLSFLLLMLVVSFISANARSSATMDVFAVQVDNEVQSESNIGRNEKLCTLCEEYASQVINYLGENETQTLIISRLHETCSQLHSLKRQCLSLVDYYVPILFVELSTISPEQLCEKVNLCGEAVLVNLPKNDDACTLCHNIVAEILTKLTDPDRQLEVIEILLKGCNKMGNYAKKCKKMVLEYGPLILINAENFLQKNDVCAAIHACQDSKEDLTGSALADA